A window of Calliopsis andreniformis isolate RMS-2024a chromosome 3, iyCalAndr_principal, whole genome shotgun sequence contains these coding sequences:
- the LOC143177158 gene encoding putative ATP-dependent RNA helicase DHX34, translating to MSSRYEFHNKSKRQYHYDDRRRKDKYDTSKSPCRANFDKEDRESHYSQEAYNKFDKNHEDFYFTKYKHELSKIFSGNLNVVQDVEDFWKFVNKYEAVQKKLNTPDITPDFSLNTIGVPKVYHKLHCINFKLSFSFNELFARVPPVEALTKERLLKFQNIIILYLDFKQKEKFAKLKKLRESQANLPVYQYKDEIIEAIKKERVVIIAGDTGCGKSTQVPQYLYAAGYNKIACTQPRRIACISLAKRVAFETLTENRTDVGYQIRFEKQRNQDTRITFITEGLLLRQLSGESESLPYDVIVLDEVHERHLHGDFLLGIMKCVINQRLDLKLVLMSATINIELFSNYFAKEDARVIEVPGRLYPIQLYYRPVTIEDIRYKNDRFNPSPYIQIMQLIDHKYSADEKGDLLIFLSGMSEITAVVDAAKEYSLKKNNWIVLPLHSTLSISEQDKVFDYAPDGVRKCIVSTNIAETSITIDGIRFVADSGKVKEMSYDPTCKMQRLKEFWISKASAEQRKGRAGRTGPGVCYRLYSEEEYVALEKYSTPELQRVPLDSLLLQMIAMGLPDTRKFPFIEPPPAERIENSILSLKEHGALTDNEKITCIGKTLARLPVDITIGKMLIMGSIFHQVEPVLSLAAALSIQTPFTNRAYRDSECETSRKKLESDHGDPITLLNAFREWLEVKQQSSQESRGSGSSSRKWCKRRGLEEQRFYEMTKLRTQFKELLQDCSLLKSLPEPNSSMSSAERAIRHGELKLLKSLKRTYKQTAPRKRKQLKLESFDIELEDNDHDDDEIDIKDVEFRMKNDSSQVQSLLSAATACSYKDLTMLKLILCSGLYPQFACADEFNYCKSTSEQLFHTKAKPYIALHPMSFFGNHPQILQLDETDIVSIQGFKSKTPVSSKHVIIAYLSLLETTKPYLVNTLRMPAAQTLLLFAREIDTNSIFSIITCDSWLTLEFPVPDSGQTLLMKANKLRNKWDFLLNQQLQDANASNDEKQDFSEIEYTLTQELIEYMHTTIPYTIKRLLPADLKTIYVGSGNNNIPINPNPFQSDFTVVPNEIKGGVRVTNTITYNCLRETEWSEKLSIEMSETEWHCQNCDIQAILTNIEKLQHQESCKKQHTKETEKQPDNVKRKPNTQAYECPDCAQTLYLTPIEILKHKKSHIK from the exons ATGAGTTCACGATACGAATTTCATAACAAATCCAAACGTCAGTACCATTACGATGATAGACGAAGAAAAGATAAATATGACACATCAAAATCACCCTGCAGAGCAAATTTTGATAAAGAGGATAGAGAAAGTCATTACTCCCAAGAAGCTTATAACAAATTTGATAAAAACCACGAAGATTTTTATTTCACCAAATACAAACACGaattaagtaaaatattttcaggAAATCTAAATGTGGTGCAAGATGTTGAAGATTTTTGGAAGTTTGTTAATAAATATGAAGCTGTACAAAAGAAACTTAATACTCCCGATATTACACCTGACTTCTCTTTAAATACTATTGGGGTACCTAAAGTGTACCACAAATTGCACTGTATAAATTTCAAATTAAGCTTTAGTTTTAATGAATTGTTTGCAAGAGTTCCACCAGTTGAAGCCTTAACAAAAGAACGATTATTAAAGTtccaaaatataattattttgtacTTGGACTTTAAGCAAAAGGAGAAGTTTGCTAAATTAAAGAAGCTCAGAGAATCCCAAGCAAATTTACCAGTTTATCAGTATAAGGATGAGATCATtgaagcaataaaaaaagaacGGGTAGTTATCATAGCTGGTGATACTGGTTGTGGTAAATCCACTCAAGTGCCTCAATATTTATATGCAGCAGGTTACAACAAAATTG CTTGTACTCAACCCAGAAGAATAGCATGTATATCTTTAGCTAAGCGTGTTGCTTTTGAAACACTAACAGAAAATCGTACTGATGTTGGCTACCAAATTCGTTTTGAAAAACAAAGAAATCAAGATACTAGAATTACTTTTATAACAGAGGGTCTTTTGTTAAGACAG TTATCTGGTGAGTCTGAATCATTGCCTTATGATGTAATTGTCCTGGATGAAGTACATGAACGTCACTTACATGGAGATTTTCTCCTTGGTATTATGAAGTGTGTTATTAATCAAAGGCTTGATTTAAAGTTAGTGCTTATGTCTGCCACTATTAATATTGAACTATTTAGTAATTATTTTGCGAAAGAAGATGCTAGAGTAATAGAG GTTCCTGGAAGATTATATCCTATTCAGTTGTATTATAGACCAGTTACTATAGAAGATATTCGATATAAAAATGATAGATTCAATCCAAGTCCTTATATACAAATAATGCAACTAATTGACCATAAATACTCAg CTGATGAAAAAGGCGATTTACTCATATTTTTAAGTGGGATGAGTGAAATCACGGCTGTCGTAGACGCAGCGAAAGAGTATAGTCTGAAAAAAAATAATTGGATCGTTTTACCACTTCACAGTACTTTATCTATCAGTGAGCAAGATAAA gtGTTTGATTATGCTCCTGATGGAGTGAGAAAATGCATTGTATCTACTAACATTGCTGAAACTTCTATTACAATAGATGGAATCAGGTTTGTTGCGGATAGTGGAAAAGTAAAAGAAATGAGTTATGATCCTACATGCAAAATGCAGAGACTCAAAGAATTCTGGATTAGTAAAGCTAGTGCAGAACAGAGGAAAGGTAGAGCAGGTAGAACAGGACCTGGAGTATGTTATAG ATTATACTCAGAAGAAGAATATGTGGcgttagaaaagtattctacgCCTGAATTACAACGCGTGCCATTAGATTCCTTACTATTACAAATGATAGCTATGGGGCTTCCAGACACACGAAAATTTCCATTCATAGAACCACCGCCAGCGGAACGCATAGAAAATTCTATATTATCTTTGAAAGAACAT GGTGCTCTTACGGACAATGAAAAAATAACATGTATTGGAAAAACACTTGCTCGTTTACCTGTTGATATAACAATAGGAAAAATGTTAATAATGGGTTCAATATTCCACCAAGTAGAACCAGTGTTATCGCTAGCTGCTGCTTTAAGTATACAAACACCATTTACGAATAGAGCATATAGAGATTCAGAATGTGAG ACATCTAGAAAAAAGTTGGAATCTGATCATGGTGATCCAATAACGCTACTAAATGCGTTTAGAGAGTGGCTAGAGGTAAAGCAACAAAGTTCTCAAGAGTCTAGAGGTAGTGGAAGTAGCAGTAGAAAATGGTGCAAAAGAAGGGGTTTAGAGGAACAGAGATTTTATGAAATGACTAAATTGAGAACTCAATTTAAAGAGCTGCTTCAA GATTGCAGTTTACTGAAAAGTCTTCCAGAACCTAATTCTTCTATGAGTAGTGCAGAACGAGCTATAAGGCACGGAGAATTGAAACTCTTAAAATCATTAAAGCGAACTTATAAACAAACTGCACCTCGAAAACGGAAACAATTAAAATTAGAATCATTTGATATAGAATTAGAAGATAATGATCATGATGATGATGAGATTGACATAAAAGATGTCGAATTTCGAATGAAAAATGATTCAAGTCAAGTCCAAAGTTTATTGTCAGCAGCTACTGCCTGTAGTTATAAAGACTTAACTATGTTAAAATTAATACTATGCAGTGGTTTATATCCACAATTTGCGTGTGCTGAtgaatttaattattgtaag TCAACTAGTGAACAATTGTTTCACACAAAAGCAAAACCATATATTGCTCTACACCCaatgagcttctttggaaatcaTCCACAAATACTGCAGTTAGACGAAACTGACATTGTATCAATACAAGGGTTTAAAAGTAAAACTCCTGTTAGTTCGAAACATGTAATAATAGCGTATTT GTCGCTTTTAGAAACAACAAAGCCTTATCTAGTGAACACCCTCAGAATGCCAGCTGCACAAACGTTACTTTTGTTTGCACGTGAAATAGATACTAATAGCATATTCTCGAT CATAACATGCGACTCATGGCTAACATTAGAATTTCCTGTACCTGACAGTGGTCAAACATTGCTGATGAAAGCCAATAAATTACGAAATAAATGGGATTTTTTACTAAATCAACAATTACAAG ATGCAAATGCTAGTAACGATGAGAAACAAGACTTCAGTGAAATAGAATATACACTTACTCAGGAATTAATTGAATACATGCATACCACAATCCCATATACAATAAAACGACTTCTGCCTGCTGATCTTAAGACAATATATGTTGGAAGTGGCAATAATAATATACCTATAAATCCAAATCCTTTTCAGTCTGATTTTACAGTGGTTCCGAATGAAATCAAAGGCGGAGTACGCGTGACAAACACAATTACATATAACTG tttaAGAGAAACTGAATGGAGTGAAAAGCTTTCTATAGAAATGTCGGAAACGGAATGGCATTGTCAGAATTGTGACATACAAGCAATCCTTACGAACATCGAAAAGTTGCAACATCAAGAATCTTGTAAGAAACAACATACAAAGGAAACTGAGAAACAGCCTGACAATGTGAAACGTAAACCCAACACCCAAGCATATGAATGCCCTGATTGTGCACAAACATTGTACCTGACACCAATCGAAATACTTAAACATAAGAAGTCACACATTAAATAG
- the Pig-v gene encoding phosphatidylinositol glycan anchor biosynthesis class V has product MYDERKKVVWFALISRVAILILQFIFNLICPDHHADAFRGPVDDSDKVTFCDNIIAFLFNGLTRWDGQYFIHIAKYGYTYENVLAFYPLYPKLIQLVAIFIRKVFFLLNIHSSIIVAAVLINTVCFVKSAVILYDLSKIVLKKKSVAYKAAILYCINPASIFFSAIYSESLFAYLTYYSMLESIKLNPYVCFPIGLSIFTRSNGMVNIGFPIYFSFKKLCDGLLTKSENFSLKTLSRFIFKVTTLQSLCLLCNTIIISIVPFLLLQIYNYILFCIPHSNQTFIPEHIINYGTINNLILPGSDKIEWCSAKIPIAYTSIQKKYWNVGLFKYYEIKQTPNFILAFPILYIMIKCIKEYFLEYREYCFTLGLIENIKNKKFIEAKKYPPEMFVFIIHGLFLTIFCILFVHIQVSTRLISSASPLIYWYCALIMSYEPCGDNDTAYENDKNVSSRWKVFFLTQKKYSFEDKLVIFYFLGYTILGSFMFPNFLPWT; this is encoded by the coding sequence atgtatGATGAAAGAAAGAAGGTTGTTTGGTTTGCACTAATTAGCAGAGTAGCAATTTTAATTTTACAATTCATTTTTAATCTCATATGCCCAGATCATCATGCTGATGCATTTAGGGGCCCTGTTGATGATTCTGATAAAGTTACATTCTGTGATAACATAATTGCATTTCTATTTAATGGCCTCACACGTTGGGATGGtcaatattttatacatattgCCAAGTATGGTTATACATATGAAAATGTATTGGCTTTTTATCCATTATATCCCAAGCTAATTCAGCTTGTTGCCATTTTTATAAGaaaagtattttttttattaaatattcacaGCTCTATCATTGTAGCAGCTGTATTGATTAACACTGTATGTTTTGTAAAGTCTGCTGTTATTCTTTATGATCTcagtaaaatagtattaaaaaagaaaagtgtAGCTTATAAAGCAGCAATACTTTATTGCATAAATCCAGCTTCCATATTCTTTTCAGCTATTTATTCAGAGTCATTATTTGCCTATTTAACATATTATAGTATGTTAGAATCAATTAAATTGAATCCATATGTATGTTTTCCTATAGGATTATCTATTTTTACAAGATCAAATGGTATGGTTAATATTGGTTTTCCAATTTATTTTAGCTTCAAAAAATTATGTGACGGTTTGTTAACAAAGTCTGAAAATTTTTCATTAAAGACACTAAGTCGTTTTATATTTAAAGTAACTACATTACAAAGTCTTTGCTTATTGTGCAATACAATAATTATATCAATAGTTCCATTTCTGTTATTACAAATatacaattatattttattttgtattcctcATTCCAATCAGACATTTATTCCCGAACATATTATTAATTATGgtacaataaataatttaatattaccaGGTAGCGATAAAATAGAATGGTGTTCTGCAAAAATTCCAATAGCATATACTTCTATACAGAAGAAGTATTGGAATGTAGGATTGTTCAAGTATTATGAAATAAAGCAAACACcaaattttattttagcatTTCCAATACTGTATATCATGATTAAATGCATAAAAGAATACTTTCTTGAGTATAGAGAGTACTGTTTTACGCTGGGActtattgaaaatattaaaaataagaagTTCATTGAAGCAAAGAAATATCCACCTGAAATGTTCGTTTTTATTATCCACGGTTTATTCTTAACTAtattttgtattctttttgtGCACATACAAGTAAGCACACGTTTAATTAGTTCGGCGAGTCCATTGATATACTGGTATTGTGCATTAATTATGTCTTACGAACCTTGTGGCGATAATGACACAGCATATGAAAATGACAAAAATGTATCTTCAAGATGGAAAGTGTTTTTTCTAACGCAAAAGAAATATAGTTTTGAAGACAAACTTGTAATCTTCTACTTTTTAGGGTACACCATACTAGGTTCTTTCATGTTTCCAAATTTCTTACCATGGACGTAA
- the LOC143177160 gene encoding succinate dehydrogenase assembly factor 4, mitochondrial, protein MFKVMFVNVNVVSLRKLLKVNNDFTKISSNFFYTKYQVLFSKEDKTESPRMREFRKKLRERTPIEKLEELEEGKHPYQEKEPLKPFPNNTNPETGEVGGPRGPEPTRYGDWERKGRVTDF, encoded by the exons ATGTTTAAGGTTATGTTTGTTAATGTTAATGTCGTAAGTCTTCGTAAATTGTTAAAAGTAAATAATGATTTTACGAAAATTTCAAGCAATTTCTTCTATACAA AATATCAAGTACTATTTTCAAAAGAAGATAAAACTGAGAGTCCAAGAATGCGCGAATTTAGGAAAAAGCTGAGAGAACGTACACCAATTG AGAAATTGGAAGAGCTAGAAGAAGGAAAACATCCTTATCAGGAAAAAGAACCATTGAAGCCATTTCCAAATAATACTAATCCAGAAACAGGTGAAGTAGGAGGGCCACGTGGACCAGAACCAACTCGATATGGAGATTGGGAAAGAAAGGGTCGAGTAACAGACTTTTAG